A genomic segment from Nicotiana tabacum cultivar K326 chromosome 7, ASM71507v2, whole genome shotgun sequence encodes:
- the LOC107820873 gene encoding dynamin-related protein 3B-like, with translation MAEESSTSNAAAAEAGAAASLGHSVIPIVNKLQDIFAQLGSQSTIELPQVAVVGSQSSGKSSVLEALVGRDFLPRGSDICTRRPLVLQLLQTKPNNPNDAADDQEWGEFLHHPGKRFFDFNEIRREIQAETEREVGVNKGISDKQIRLKIFSPNVLDITLVDLPGITKVPVGDQPSDIEARIRTMIMSYIKLPSCLILAVTPANSDLANSDALQIAGNADPDGYRTIGVITKLDIMDRGTDARNFLLGKVIPLRLGYVGVVNRCQEDIMKNRSIKDALVAEEKFFRSRPIYSDLADRCGVPQLAKKLNQILVQHIKTLLPGLKSRISAALVSVAKEHASYGEITESQAGMGALLLNILSKYSEAFSSMIEGKNEEMSTSELSGGARIHYIFQNIFVKSLEEVDPCEDLTDDDIRTAIQNATGPKSALFVPEVPFEVLIRRQIARLMEPSFQCAKFIYDELIKMSHRCMVNELQRFPILRKRMDEVIGNFLRHGLQPSEVMIGHIIDMEMDYINTSHPNFIGGSKAVEIALQQVKSSRIATPVPRLKDGVDLEKAPTSERSLKSRAIFARSVGGFVPDQVVRPVPEVEKTTTSGSNVGSSWGISSIFGGSDNRSSAKDNFISKPFSDPVQNMDHAFSMIYLREPPSVLRPSETHSDQETIEIAITKLLLRSYYDIVRKNIEDSIPKAIMHFLVNQTKRDLHNVFIEKLYRDNLFEEMLQEPDEIATKRKRTRETLRVLQQASKTLEELPLDTETVERGYSLGTDQTGLPRIHGLPTSSMYNTSSGSTDSYTTSPNSRSHYASHSGELWSPMYGGADSNGGGHNFGLYRQ, from the exons ATGGCGGAAGAATCAAGCACTAGCAATGCGGCGGCGGCGGAGGCGGGGGCGGCGGCATCATTGGGTCATTCAGTGATACCGATAGTGAACAAACTCCAAGACATATTCGCACAGCTTGGAAGTCAATCCACAATTGAGCTGCCGCAGGTTGCTGTAGTAGGGAGTCAAAGTAGTGGGAAATCAAGTGTGCTTGAGGCGCTCGTAGGTCGCGATTTCTTGCCTAGAGGTTCTGATATATGTACGAGGCGCCCTCTTGTTCTACAACTCCTTCAAACCAAGCCTAATAATCCTAATGATGCTGCTGATGATCAGGAATGGGGAGAGTTCTTGCACCATCCTGGCAAGCGTTTCTTTGATTTCAATGAAATTCGTAGGGAGATTCAG GCGGAGACAGAACGCGAAGTAGGAGTAAATAAAGGTATCTCAGACAAGCAGATACGGTTGAAAATTTTCTCACCAAATGTCCTTGATATTACTCTGGTGGATTTGCCTGGCATAACAAAGGTGCCTGTTGGAGATCAGCCTTCTGATATTGAAGCTCGGATCAGAACAATGATAATGTCGTATATTAAGCTCCCAAGCTGCTTAATTTTGGCTGTAACACCGGCTAATTCTGACTTAGCCAACTCGGATGCGCTTCAGATTGCTGGGAATGCTGACCCTGATG GTTATCGAACCATTGGAGTCATCACAAAG TTGGACATCATGGATCGGGGTACTGATGCTCGTAACtttttacttggaaaagtgatTCCCCTTCGCCTTGGTTATGTTGGTGTAGTGAATCGTTGTCAGGAG GATATTATGAAGAACCGGAGTATTAAGGATGCTCTTGTAGCTGAGGAAAAGTTCTTCCGCAGCCGTCCT ATATATAGTGATCTTGCTGATCGCTGTGGTGTACCTCAATTGGCAAAAAAGTTGAACCAG ATCTTGGTGCAACACATCAAAACCCTTCTTCCAGGATTGAAATCACGCATTAGTGCTGCACTTGTGTCTGTCGCAAAGGAGCATGCTAGCTATGGGGAGATCACAGAGTCACAG GCTGGTATGGGTGCTCTCCTTCTGAACATTCTTTCCAAGTACAGTGAAG CATTCTCTTCCATGATAgaaggaaaaaatgaagaaatgtcAACTTCTGAGCTTTCTGGTGGAGCAAGAATTCATTACATTTTTCAGAACATATTTGTGAAGAGTTTGGAG GAAGTTGATCCTTGTGAAGATTTAACCGATGATGACATCCGAACTGCCATTCAAAATGCTACGGGTCCCAAATCTGCTTTATTTGTGCCAGAA GTCCCATTTGAAGTTCTTATCCGAAGGCAAATAGCACGTCTAATGGAACCGAGTTTTCAGTGTGCCAAGTTTATATATGATGAGCTGATAAAA ATGAGCCATCGTTGTATGGTCAATGAGTTGCAGCGGTTTCCAATTTTGAGAAAGCGTATGGATGAGGTTATAGGAAATTTTTTGCGTCACGGACTGCAACCTTCAGAAGTAATGATTGGACACATTATTGACATGGAG ATGGACTACATAAATACTTCACATCCAAATTTTATTGGTGGGAGTAAAGCTGTGGAGATTGCATTACAGCAGGTCAAGTCATCTAGGATTGCTACACCTGTCCCCAGGCTGAAG GATGGAGTAGATTTAGAAAAAGCTCCAACCTCTGAAAGAAGTCTAAAATCACGTGCTATCTTTGCCAGATCAGTTGGTGGTTTTGTCCCTGATCAG GTTGTTCGGCCTGTTCCAGAAGTCGAGAAAACCACAACATCAG GATCAAATGTTGGTTCAAGTTGGGGGATATCATCAATATTTGGTGGCTCGGACAATCGTTCTTCTGCGAAAGACAATTTCATTAGCAAGCCGTTCAGTGATCCTGTACAGAACATGGATCATGCTTTCTCAATGATCTACTTGAGAGAG CCCCCAAGTGTCTTGAGGCCTTCAGAAACTCATTCAGACCAGGAGACTATTGAAATTGCCATCACAAAACTGTTATTGAGGTCATACTATGACATTGTCAGGAAGAATATTGAAGACTCAATACCTAAAGCAATCATGCATTTTCTG GTAAATCAGACCAAAAGAGATCTCCACAATGTGTTTATCGAGAAACTTTACAG AGACAACCTCTTCGAAGAAATGTTGCAAGAACCTGATGAGATAGCCACAAAGAGAAAGCGTACACGAGAGACACTTCGTGTTCTTCAGCAAGCTTCCAAG ACATTGGAGGAGTTACCACTTGATACTGAGACAGTTGAAAGGGGCTACAGCTTGGGTACGGATCAAACGGGCCTTCCAAGGATTCACGGGCTTCCAACATCATCAATGTACAATACAAGCAGTGGCTCAACTGATTCATACACCACTTCTCCTAACTCTAGATCACACTATGCATCCCATTCGGGTGAGCTATGGTCACCAATGTATGGTGGTGCAGATTCTAACGGCGGTGGGCATAATTTTGGCCTTTATCGTCAGTAG